AACTGTATGTAAATTAAGGCTGTCGTTCGCATATGATGATCTTGACTTTCTTACCATTAAACTTTGACATCTGGGAGGAAAATACGAAGTACAAAGTACGAGAACAAGTACgaatattatgaattttctGGATATAGGAGACTACGTTTCCATGGCCGCGGAATTTCTGAATACGGCGCTGTATTTTCAAGCGATGACCTGGGAATGGTGGTGGGTGACGGAGCGGCTTTACCGTAGCGCTCTGGAGAACGCTAAATTGATCGAGGGTGATGATGAGCGCATGAGCACCTTTGCACACTACCTGTACGGCCGATTTCTGTTCGAGCAAAGTtagcgaaataaattatatttaacatacaaATGGGCAAACAAACAGGGCCCGCCAAACCACGATTTTCTGTCGACTTTTGCCCTAAACAACTGCACATAGTTTCTTCTCTTCgcataattatgtaatattgttGTCAAAAAATTCACggttgttaattaataaaatatttgggatcaattgcaaattaacaattataatataaattagtaatattaatacaattaacgTTCATGTGATGCAATCAGTGCAGGACACGGTGCAGTCGTTGTATCACTTGAAAGTCGCACGTGAAGCATCTCAGGAGAAGTCGTGGAACGCGTCGAAGATGACTGGTCGAAAAGAGGAGACTATCTTTCGAGAATGCAACGTACTTCTGTACAAAGCACTGCTGATGTACGCGCAACAAGTCGGTCCTGATCAACCGGACGTTGCCGTGAAAGCGTACACCGAAGCTCTCGCACGAGCGACGGATTGTaagtaactttttaaaaataaaaaagataaagatgaaaataagaTGAGACTATAAGATGAGAAAGTCATTTCAAACATCATGACTTTGTTAAAATGTTACctcattattttgaatttgttgTCTAAAAAATCGTGCAAGTTCGATCTTCATCGCTGTCTTCGCCTCTCAGCGAAACACAGCGTTCTCttggaattataaaaaaagctcGTTGCGATATCACCGGTCATCTCCACAGCTGGGCATTACGAAAACAGTGCGAACGTTCTGTACGAGCTGGGCATGAGTCAGTTACGATCGGGCGACGTGAAACTCGCTTACCGGAACTTCTCCAAGTTCCTGGCAATGGCCAAGAGAATCTCGGACCCGGAGGGCATCTGCAACGCGCACATGGCGATGGCACTTGCGTACAAGTTAcgtgtataaatgtatacttTTCCCGTGCCACGGTAAACGATGGATAGAAACGGCAAATGGAGGGGaaattaaatcataatttcGTACCTCTTTCGACCTATATTTTACCGTCACGCGTGCAAGTTTTAATGCGATTTTGATCTCGAAAAAAATGCCAATTTTTGACACGATTCTCACGGACGATTCACGTTTGCAGGAATTGGGCGACGACGCGAACACGGAGAAGCACCTCAGCCTGTTCATGATAAATGCAACCGAGTCTGGACTCATGAAAAAACTTGCACAGGCACATTGCTGCACCGGCGAGTATTTTCTGAGTAAGGTAAGAAATTGTTACGGATCGcagttataaaaaagaaacaagagacgccatataaaaattacaagattaTTGAGGAAACTTATAGAAACAGaaattacatacatttctTCGAATTTTCTAACATTGCAcaaaatgtatgtaatttaaatatatctaacgCACAATCGCTCCGCGATATCTAATTTGtagtgttaataaaattaatatttcttcggATTAGTCAACAATGCGAAAACAAActtgggtttttttttttagagaagaCCAGATATCGCGAcgttttatttagaaaagtCCTTCGAGTTATACAACGAACTCGGTTTGTGCAACGACGCTGATAAAGCACGAGCCCTTGCCGGAGTTTCGAAAGGCGAGTTACACTTCTTCAAGACGAGAACTATAACGTGCGACGCATTTAAAATCTCTTCGTCTTTTTAATAGGGCAGGAAATCATCGATGAATACGTCCATCTTATACACCGATGCGAAGCCGCCGATCCGAAGGCAATAATGGCGCTTTGTCAGTGGAAAAATCGTAGAAGTGTTTTTTGgactgaaaaagaaaagaagaagctGCACGCTGGTAGGAGACAATATTCAGCGATCAAtcgacaaaaattaaattaaattctataaaagaACCGCGTCTCTTGCAATTCTTAAACTTTCTGATTACCGCGTTTGATTTACATCACACGTAACTATGATAAACCATGCTGTATTATTTCAGAAGATTCGGAGGAGCTTAGCCTCGAAAACAAAGAGGCGATGTCTTGGTCGCAATCTTCTCTTAGCGATATCACAAACACCGCgaaatttcattgaaaaattcGATTTGATGCACGATAgctaattcaatattttttatctgaataTCTACAATAAATGTTCATAAATGACATTCCATTCTTTTGgtaaaatattacatgaaaattcaatattcacaaatttaatttaaatgttaattatatacgtattaaaaatgcaaagagGGATATTAGCAATGCTTTTATAcaactaaataatatattcttctttaCACATCATGCGCGATGATGggataaataattgatttccaTAATAAAGCACACACAAGTATACTTCTTGCGAATAAACTAATAGAAAACTAATAGTTTTAAGAATATGAAGGCGTTATGTTATCTGCTAATAGTTTTTAAcaacttaatattaattaataacatgtaATTAACATGCATAATTATCTCCATTACCTACattgtaattaaaagataGATGCTTACTATCAATGTAAAATctcagaatatatattatatttaatttaaggaaagtttaataatttaaaatttatattgcaattatgttacttttttgtaatttttttacattagtatatataatttcttccaCACATTTCTTAAACTTATTACATTATGCTCAAGATTATATCACTCCCAAATACTATtttacaacatatatatatatttgtgtgtgtgtgtgtgtattatatatatatatatatatatatatatatatatatataattcttataagaatatgttaaaaaattccaatttttaattagtgaTACAGACAAGTAACGCATATTAATGTAAGATTTTAGAGGCTCtacatatcaaaataattatgttgaaattattattgcattagCATCTTCTGCAATTTATCAATAAGGGTCCACATATAATGTATGTTCattatataacaattgttaataatcgATACCTTTGCTCCTGAAAATCTTTTTACAATtctatattcaaaaattttggaatttaTTTACGATTACTACCTacgataaatcaattattttcttgaattaAAACTTGGTAAATAGAAAGTTACACACGTACCATATGATTAAAATGCGACACACAGATTTCTGATAAATCATTATGCAAACGTCTTCATAATATTACTCTGTATTTCTTCTGTATCTTaatattacacacatatatgtatatgtacatatacatacacatatgcatatacatacatatatatacatatatatacataatcaCACTGTAATGTTACAAATACAAGTTTAggtttatatcttaattttacaacaaatCTTAGTTATTTCCGCATTTAATGCAAACATACTACAGCATAGCTTTATAGCTTATCTGTTACACGAAAATCAGCGTGAAGTCAATGCTATTGTGATacttaattatctttaatactTAACAAACACTACTCTTAAACGATATAAGTTAATatatagtaacaaaaattatgcGAACTGCCCGGTCGTTGCAGTCCTTCCAACTTTCTTCATTTAATGtaaggaataaaaatataaagtgcgAATTACCTTGAAGACTTCATTACACCGAAGAATAAGTTTGCAATAAAGTATGCGCCCATGTATGTCCAGCagttcacatcttttttttttcaatcaacTTAAATCCTCTGTAATTGTAAATaggcattgcacacacgacaaAGATAAATTTCTCGCAAAAATGGGACAGAATGTACAATAGTGATTGTTTGCCACGGGCGCAATTAGTTCAATATAATATCATCGTCTAACTCCATAACGCTAATCGGATCCAAAGATGGCATATCGGCACTCTTACGTATCTCCCGCGATATGTTCTCCAGTGTCTCCGAAATTGTGACGTCGTCCGAGTTCTTCGTGTTACTACTATCCTCTCGATGTTGAACTTCAGCGGCAGCGAGCTCAAATACTTCCCTCAATATCTCGTTTGCCGCATCCGCAGAGCTAGTGTCCAAGACGTAAGTCGAATTTTCCTGTATCTTGCTATGCCTATTATTCATTGCATTATCGTCGACCAATTGCTCGAGCTCCTTTATCTCTTCCTCtaatttccttttctctttcaaaTCGTCTATTGAGACTGTTTCTTCCGTGATGTTGTTACATTTTGCCCTGTCATCATTGCTGTCGTTGTTTACTGGAACAAATGTGACATCGTCATCATCGCTATCTCTTATCTCGTCGTGCTTTTCGCCATTTGAAAGATCTGGCTTGATAGTATCTCTTGCACTATTAGGTTCATCAACATCTGCACTTATTTCGGCTTCCATATTTTCTTCGTCAAACCTATTTTGTTTTTCCAATTCCTCAATTTCGAATTCCTTGTCTTCATTTACGATTGTGTCATCCAAATCTCTTTGGTCATTTAATGTATCAGTTTTGTCAGTCGACAGAATTTCTAGGAAGTCTTCCTCCGGCTCTTTTGTATCTTCCTTCGAAAACTCGTCCATTAGATCGCATTGTGGCATTTCTGTTTCATCCATTATCTCATCTTTATCTGGTTCATCCATTATTATCTCATCTTTATCTGGTTCATCCATTATCTCATCTTTATCTGGTTCATCCACCATCCCATCTTTATAATCTTCGCAGTTatcttctaaattattttcgcaACTTTCATGATCCTCGATATCCTTGCTTGTTTCATGAATTGATAAACGCGTTTCACTATCGCGCGTTGTTTCCTCGTGAAGATCCTCTTCATCATTATTACATTCATTAATAGCCTTTTCGTTTTCTATAGAAGAAACTTTCGCGTTGTCCTCTATCTCTTTGTCTTTCTCCTCATCCACATTAGCCTCGTCCTCTTCTATAGTGACAGCAGTTTTCTGCACATCCTCATCTTTGGATTCGTCACTGTCCCTGTTTACCGATGTCTCATCCTTGTCCTCCGTATGTTTTTCCCTTTTCTCTTCATCTTTTTCGTCTTTATCATCTTCTATCTCTAATGTTTCGTCTGGCATGTCTGTCGATTTTTCGCATTGTTCAGACTCAtttgtttcaatattttcatcatttgCAGATTCTTCTTCTACGCGCGACTCGCTCCTCGCTGTGTTGTCCTCCGGTTTATCGATTACATTGCCGTCTTCATTACCTGTCTCGTTTTTCACCTTTTTCGTGGAATTTTTTCTAGTAGATAAACTGAAGATCTCTTCGTCATCGGTATCCTCGATATTGACATCGATTTCCTCCGATGGATCGTCGGGGTGTTTGCCAGCGGTTCTATCGGGACGCGACGTCGCTTCTTTGGAAATATTGTCATCTTGTGAATCAACTTCAGTTTCCTGCTTCTCCTTAACGCTTGAAACGGTTAACTTTTCCAGCTTTAATGCAGCTTGCTTGAGATGCGTCAGTCTGTGTTTCGCATTGGACAGCTTGGTGTCAAATTTCTTGTCGCACTTGTCGCAAGCGTATTCCATCTTAGCTTCCGACTGTGCTAGAGATTTCGGGCTCTTAAATTCCATCGATGTCATTTCTGTACTAGATATAGAAGACGATCTCGTCCTACTGCCGGTGGTTCTCTCTTCtcgttcattttttatatgtacagtCGACAAACTCGTCGCACCTTTTGTCTTGCTTCTCAGACTCCTACCATCTTCGTTAGACGTTTCGTCGCTAGAGTCTAAACGGGCGTATGATGTTGTTTCTTCGAGAATGGATTTCTGTTTCTTCCTATTTGTCTTATTTACACGGTCATTCAATTTACTACTACGGGTCTCTCTTTGTTCCAGAGAACCGTCCGAATCCGTACTTCTATCATCGATCGTTCTTTTACGTCCTCGTCTTTGCGTCAAATGAGTGCTGGACTGTTGCTCTGCATCCACTGACGCTTTCGTCGATTTCACCTCATTCGTGTTTGCGCGCTCTTTACTCAATCTTGTCATTTTCGATGGCGTGTACTCAATGTCTTGCGACCTATCCATGATGTTAATTCGCCGTTTTCTTCCTCGTCTTGCTTTACCGTTAACAATGTGATTCCTTTTAGATGAGACCAACGAAGAACTACTACTCCCGGcagatttttcttcttcctgtGAACTTTCGTGCGACGTATTatcattcttatttttttcctcgtgcattttctttttcctatGCGATTTTTGACTCAGTACGTCAGTCAAGAAAACTGCGCACAATTTCGTTTCTGCCAAGTAGGATTGTGTCTGACGGGATCGTCGTATCTTGTCACTACTCGGATCTATCGTTATCCAACAATTCTTGCATACCGTTAGACCCGTGTGATAAAATCTGTACATGTCGATACCGTTGGCAACTGCACCATGACAATTGTCGCACGTTCTAACTTTCGGCTTGTTGTTTCGCAATTTGATTTGTGCATTGATCTGTGCCTTGTGTCCCTTAAGACGTCGCTTACCACGTCGCGCCATATTAGTATTATCGTTACTGTCGCTATCGGAATTTACCGTACCATAAAATGTGATATCTGGAAATGTGGTAATAGTCGTTTTGCGATTTACCACATCTGTGTGTACCTGCAATGAAAAATTGCACGTGCGTAATATAAATGTCActgggaaaataaaaaaaaaaatcgacgcAAAATATAGCAGGCATGTATAATTCGacataatttgttattacCTTTGGAAAATTTGAATAGTTTATCTCTTCATTAATCAGAGCTTTTAAGTTGGCGATTGTTTCCTGATACACCCTTCTTAGATCATACAAAACATCCAAGTTATATCGACACGATAGACATATCAGCTTCAAACGGGTATTCTTCTTACTGATCTGCAAAAACAGAACATAGACATCAAATGTAGGCATTTGTCTTGCGTATTATTTGCCTTGCGACGAAAAGACAACACTCGGACTTACATCGTCGTTGAAAATGCTGCGGATTTTCTGAAGAGGATTAAATAACACGTTATTGTCCTTGGTAATATCGAAGATACGGTTACTGTCCACTAACTCGTGGCACAGGAAACAACATGGCCTTGACGTCGCGGCTTTCCGCTCCGATATCTCGTGCGACTTCTTATACTTTTGTACAAATTTAGCGCACTGATCTAATTCATACGCGCACTTGTAACATATCTTGCTTGACAGATCGATGCATTCGTTAATCTAAGAGACAAGAGAACAGGTTACAGCATTACTCCAAAATTATCCAATCATTATTCTTAATTCTAATCATCTTCCTCTCTCGTTGTGGgttaataaaaaaggaaaaaacggAGTGGCCTGTCGGTCTAGTGAATAGTAATACACTATTACTATTGcgtatacatttatatgtatacagtatgcgtatacatatgtgtatcaCTATTCACTAAAGACGAACCTGCGCGACTTTCATTAACAAATGAAACAATACGTCGACTCAATATTGACCGAGATGATGTAATAAACAAACACACAATAATATCCAGCTACATACAAATTATCCCACAAATTCCTTCCAATTTTCGGACCAAGTCGGAGCAACGTAAATAAACGCGTACGAAAAAAAACGGAATGCTTAGTCGACGCGAGAGATTAAGTAAATATCCGCAATCGTTCActgtgtgtatatttttacatatacacgtacgtaaaataaaatacgcaTACATACGTACGCACAGCAAAATGTCGGTAAAACGGGACACGAGACGGACACAAGCCGAACACCGAGATTGACACGATCCAcgtctctctccttttttgcTCGCGAAGAAAATAGTACTTATTCGCGTAAAAAAATCGGAGCCGAGCGCGATTCGAGCGGTCCGTCACGCGGCCGCTCGCACTTCCATCGTTCCTCGCGATATATCCCCGGGCTCGGAACTATTTGTCACAGCGTAGTAAGCAGACATCTACCTACACCATCACCATCTGTacgtctcctctctctcccactccctcttttttctttttctctttgttttcACACTCGCAAGTTCCGAGTTTCGGGAacagatgacgcgacgcgtcaTGTTTCCCGCTGCACGCGTGATCGGACGCGACGCAGGCATGGCTAATTGATGCCGGATTGATCCGGGGCGTCAATTCCCCCTGATTTTCAGATTTCGCACGTACGAGGCTACGAGGTTCGAGGCGAGACGCGGCCAGACGTCCGCCCGCGCCGGCCCTCGGGAGAGAGCCAAGCTCGAACCTAACCTAACAGCAACTATGCAACTCTAACCTAAACCTAAACCAAGCGGCGATCTCTCGATGGAAATCTTAATTGGAAACCGCGTCCTCGCGCTTCGAAATTTAAACGTTCTCGCCTCTCGACAATCCATATAGATACTTGTTCCATATGTCAACTTGTTCTTACGATCAGCGCTAAAAGAAGCAAACGAATCTATCCGACAAGAGCCGCCGAGAATCCGATAAACACGCGCGAACGCGAACCTTTTCTCGAGACTTGCGCGCGCGGTGTCGCTCGCCGATTATTCTTCATTCTTTATAGTTCTATTTACCTTGCTGGACAGGCACGTCTCGATCTGATCGCCGAAAGTGTCACGATTGTCCGGCGTGACGTCCAGGAAGACACCCTCGTTGCTCGCACACACGAAGCAGTATTGGTCAGGCATAGCGACGCGCCGTGGGTATACTGACGTAATTAGGGTAGCATCACCTCGGACCGACGTTTGGAACGAGACGCGATCGCAAATCGCAAGGATTCTCACCGAGCCCCGAGCCTGCCGAGTCAGCGATCAGCGACGTCCGTTATTTATACTTCTCACGTAGACCAACGTAAACCGACGCGCACACACGGAGAATTGGCGGTAATCCTAGCCCCTGAACGCGATAACATGGCGGGCCCGGCCCGATGCTGACCGATATCGTCAGCCGTCGTGCGACGCATCGAACGATATATCGAAGATGGACGACCTTCGGACTCACTCGTTCTCCTTttcaattgcatttttttttttcgcgattttctccGCGGATTCTTGCCGCTTTTTCTCGGAGCGAAGCGAAGCGATCAACGATCGCGGTTCGTCAACCGAACGGCGAGTCTGAAATGGTCTGAAATTGATGTGGTGGAATTTGCACCGCGCGATTCGATGCATCGATCTCGTTCGGCGCGATCGTCTCCGAGTTCAAACTGAAGTTTACGCGATGCCGATGTTCAACTAGCGCGACGCTGTACTTTAGAGCATAAATCGTACCGTATAAAGGAGATATAAAaacgaaagagaaatttatttgtgtaacaacgTAAAACAGCTATCGTACAAAGATATATCGCAGTCGAACGCTACCCGGACATTCGTTTTACGGCGGGTATCGCGTTTATGTCACTTGTCATCAAGTCTCGCTTATCATCGAGACGATTGCGTTATCACTCATTGCTCAACagactatatttttatatcgcaaTGTTCTGGTGCTGAAACTCGCTTTAAGACGACTTACAATTCATGTCTGATTTCAGGACAGTATTCTATTTGTACGAAATAGAATTCCGTTTTGGGCACGTATTGTGTGGAACTTTTCGAAATGGATTCCGATTGTAGTTATTTCCTAGATTcctattgtgtgtgtgtatttttttttaagggaaaatggaataattccgatcggaatccgTTCCGAAACGTTTCATAATACGTACCGTGAATTCTGACACGAGTCAACTCGTTTGAAATGGATTCGAGACATTACAGCGCACTCCACGACGAAAGTCCGAGTGCGAAAATCATCCCTCGCATTTTCACCATTCAGCTAGACATTTTCCGAATTCTCTGCGCGGCCTCGTTCGCACCCAAGTCCTCTATCCGATCCTTCGACCCGCCAAACAGGAGCCTGAGGgtttctaacgccgacgtaaATATATTCCTACAACACAGCCAAACAAATACGTAGGAAAAGATTGTCAATTATATCGTG
This genomic stretch from Temnothorax longispinosus isolate EJ_2023e chromosome 9, Tlon_JGU_v1, whole genome shotgun sequence harbors:
- the LOC139818548 gene encoding uncharacterized protein, with protein sequence MRRARETRDRLTHVRGHDLGTLSKGPVRKDFSGELKEVGPKIGEGAMIKTLAAARTGEMEKIKDELRAMLPILKPSEVKRFRLPLHEAIVDELEEGNYEESVRYLKELFELDEAIRREAGPGTLTWEKPRLKNTRDAMLRLKESLIAVERAKNAGKYEVQSTRTSTNIMNFLDIGDYVSMAAEFLNTALYFQAMTWEWWWVTERLYRSALENAKLIEGDDERMSTFAHYLYGRFLFEQMQDTVQSLYHLKVAREASQEKSWNASKMTGRKEETIFRECNVLLYKALLMYAQQVGPDQPDVAVKAYTEALARATDSGHYENSANVLYELGMSQLRSGDVKLAYRNFSKFLAMAKRISDPEGICNAHMAMALAFNAILISKKMPIFDTILTDDSRLQELGDDANTEKHLSLFMINATESGLMKKLAQAHCCTGEYFLSKRRPDIATFYLEKSFELYNELGLCNDADKARALAGVSKGQEIIDEYVHLIHRCEAADPKAIMALCQWKNRRSVFWTEKEKKKLHAEDSEELSLENKEAMSWSQSSLSDITNTAKFH
- the LOC139818938 gene encoding uncharacterized protein, translating into MPDQYCFVCASNEGVFLDVTPDNRDTFGDQIETCLSSKINECIDLSSKICYKCAYELDQCAKFVQKYKKSHEISERKAATSRPCCFLCHELVDSNRIFDITKDNNVLFNPLQKIRSIFNDDISKKNTRLKLICLSCRYNLDVLYDLRRVYQETIANLKALINEEINYSNFPKVHTDVVNRKTTITTFPDITFYGTVNSDSDSNDNTNMARRGKRRLKGHKAQINAQIKLRNNKPKVRTCDNCHGAVANGIDMYRFYHTGLTVCKNCWITIDPSSDKIRRSRQTQSYLAETKLCAVFLTDVLSQKSHRKKKMHEEKNKNDNTSHESSQEEEKSAGSSSSSLVSSKRNHIVNGKARRGRKRRINIMDRSQDIEYTPSKMTRLSKERANTNEVKSTKASVDAEQQSSTHLTQRRGRKRTIDDRSTDSDGSLEQRETRSSKLNDRVNKTNRKKQKSILEETTSYARLDSSDETSNEDGRSLRSKTKGATSLSTVHIKNEREERTTGSRTRSSSISSTEMTSMEFKSPKSLAQSEAKMEYACDKCDKKFDTKLSNAKHRLTHLKQAALKLEKLTVSSVKEKQETEVDSQDDNISKEATSRPDRTAGKHPDDPSEEIDVNIEDTDDEEIFSLSTRKNSTKKVKNETGNEDGNVIDKPEDNTARSESRVEEESANDENIETNESEQCEKSTDMPDETLEIEDDKDEKDEEKREKHTEDKDETSVNRDSDESKDEDVQKTAVTIEEDEANVDEEKDKEIEDNAKVSSIENEKAINECNNDEEDLHEETTRDSETRLSIHETSKDIEDHESCENNLEDNCEDYKDGMVDEPDKDEIMDEPDKDEIIMDEPDKDEIMDETEMPQCDLMDEFSKEDTKEPEEDFLEILSTDKTDTLNDQRDLDDTIVNEDKEFEIEELEKQNRFDEENMEAEISADVDEPNSARDTIKPDLSNGEKHDEIRDSDDDDVTFVPVNNDSNDDRAKCNNITEETVSIDDLKEKRKLEEEIKELEQLVDDNAMNNRHSKIQENSTYVLDTSSADAANEILREVFELAAAEVQHREDSSNTKNSDDVTISETLENISREIRKSADMPSLDPISVMELDDDIILN